The genome window agtgtgagagacagagacacacaccgtgtgagtgtgtgagagagacagagacacacagtgtgtgtgagacagagagaacGAGACACACACATTAGCCCTTTAAGAACGCTGACCCCACTGTAAGTACACTgactttttaagtagatcagcgaGTTGCaaaagcagctgctgccagcaagctccctccgtcctgagccctacCATGTCATCCCCcgtgctctgtggagatggggtacatgatggggggaggaggacaccctgacatcagcaccccacttccccccccacacacacacagcaagcaggagtctcctgggagcagctccaaggcagagggcaggagcagcacatggcagtggggcggagggacacctgaactgcctggcacttgatagcctgctgggcggctgctgcacagggaacgtaggggggctgccagcccaccctggttccaagcccccaccagctagctgcaacgggctgctcttcctgtaagcagtggacaaagcaggcggctgccaaacaaagttagaagggagcattgcacaactttaaatgagcatgttctctactAGATCAGTGACATAACTAAATAATGTTAACTGGGAGGACATTatgtgaggagttactgtactcctcattcacacacattcGATTAGCAGCTGCCAGGAATTGTCATTCCTTGTTTTATGCTAATTGTACTTGATGTTAGTGATCTCTCTTTCTAAAAACAAGCCTACTGAATCACTGCCATTTACACGTCTTATTAAAGCAcaccactgtgctaggcattttATAGACCGGCAGTAAGACATGGCCACTGTCCTGATATAACAGTCTATAAATCCTGCTGTCACTATGCCACTGGGACTGTTTCAGGGCCAGCCTTAGtgaaaatggtgccctgggcgaacttgtattttggcgcctccctccccctcccaccatcaCCCCTGGCTTCTAcgggctctgccccaccccatcacctCCAGGCCATTACGTATACTTCATATGGAATgtccacaggaaagtccattcaaTGTAGATGGGCGTCTCCCATAGTCCATTGATGAGCCACTTACTTTGActagtcccttcaagatgtgctggctaactactttgtgggtgttaccccaggagcaaacatttgaaatacagacatagagccaatactcataacttcaaatacaaaaatgatacattcatacaaatagtatgaacatattcagcaaatcataacctttccatagacatcgTACATGCCACGTTTTctcaagatttgttgcaaatatataacagcgGTTGCAACAGTGATCTGCCTGGTCatgttttaatcagataacatcacaatGAGTAACTGCTACAACTAGCAAATTCCTAGGCCACTGtccgcagaagtaaggatggcatggtatatggtgtattgccacacttctgtgctgctgtggtGGCTTGTGGTGCCTGGCGCTTGGCTTGCAGTTCAAGGCAGGCTACGTGCTGTCATatgggggctgcatcttgccagagcccacggccctcctgcagcccctagcCACTCCTGACTCACCACGagcattttgacaggaagtactaagcagtaataacaacaataataatacgtgtgtgtgtgtgtgcgtgtgcacgcgtgacagagtgtgtgtatgtgtgagagagccagtgtgtgtgtttgtgtgagagagactgtgtgttggGGGATTGTGTAACAGAGTTTGTGTTGGGGAGTGTgagactatgtgtgtgtgtgacaatctGTGTTGGGAGACTATGAGAGGCAGAGTGTATGTGGATGTGAGAGcctgtctgtgtgtgagagagactgtgtgtgtgtgactgtgtgttGGGCAATTGtgtgagagacagtgtgtgtgttggggagcgtgagactctgtgtgtgtgtgagagagacacacaatcTGTAGGGGGACTGTGAGagacaggcctggtctacactaggcgtttatgtcgaagttagcgccgttacatcgaattaaccctgcacccgtccacactgctatgctatttagttcgacatagaggtctctttaattcgacttctgtactcctccccgacgaggggagtagcgctaaattcgacatgtccatgtcgaattaggctaggtgtggatggaaatcgacggtaatagctccgggagctatcccacagtgcaccactctgttgacgctctggacagcagtacgagctcggatgctctgaccagccacacaggaaaagccccgggaaaatttgaatttgaattccttttcctgtctggccagtttgaatctcatttcctgtctggacatcgtggcgagctcagcagcactggcaacgatgcagcgctctccagcagtgatggccgtgcaatctcagaatagaaagagggccccagcatggactgatcgggaaatcttggatctcatcgctgtgtggggcgatgagtccgtgctttccgagctgcgctccaagaaacggaatgcaaagatctatgagaagatctctaaagacatgtcagagagaggatacagccgggatgcaacgcagtgccgcgtgaaaatcaaggagctgagacaaggctaccagaagaccaaagaggcaaacggacgctccggatcccatccccagacatcccgtttctacgaggcactgcattccatcctcggtgcggccgccaccactaccccaccactgaccgtggactctgaggatgggatattgtccacggccggttcctcggacatgttaggggacggggaagatgaggaaggagatgaggaggacgaggcagtccgcagcgctcacaacgctgatttccccaacagccaggatctcttcatcacccttacagagatcccctaccaaccgtccccagccgttaccccggacacagaatctggggaaggatcagccagtaagtgttgtaaacatctaaacatttatttttaacagaacaggaatattaacaattaaaagaatgggttgttcatgattactttgccctaggcgcttaatggttcagtcatgggcagtgcaagttttgaaaaaaaatctagcaatgtccggttttgcatgattgtcctgcccaagccgctctactgtttagtccctgctactgcagctacactaaaatgcggtctatatgtccggggatagagcagaaatcctcctgggacatctcgatgaagctctcctggaggtaattggaaagccgttgcatgaggttcctggggagagcggccttattgggtcctccgtagtacgacacgttgccgcgccacgagacaatcaagtactcgggaatcattgctctgcacagcagggcggcatacggacctggtctttggaggctttcccggagcattctctctttctcactgtcagagatcctcatcagggtgatgtcgctcatggtgacctgctttgaattaggtaggggaatgttagtgttgggactgcttgcccgttcctttacagaactgtaaccactggtttgcagccacgcggtggaggcgggagaggggcagcctacagggatcgttcccggggacagccgcgagggggtgggacaggggcagagttcctgcttgccggattgctggcagcagggactgacattgctttcaatgtgaaatgaggccagtgctaatattaaagttttaagctgccacaagtctacggcttacaatgtctgcctgcaacagaaattccgttgtgctgccccgcttctcaaatgtgctgtgcaagaccccaggcactgaatgcgaaggccgagaattcgaccttgtgctgagtgcgcatgtgataggtgctgtgcatggtcttgttcacagagaaagactatgttctttgttcacaactacatttatctttctgaggaattcactccctttttcccattcccacagccacatctgcgactgtctcacaacctagcctggcatcacactcccagaggctagcgcagattaggcgtaggaagaagaggacatgggaggacatgttctcggagcttatggcctgctcccgagcccaggcagcacagcagacccagtggcgggagaacttgtcccaaatgcaccaagcaaacatggatcgggaggagaggtggcggcaggaagaccagcaggcgactcaaacgctgcttggactactgagggagcaaacggacacgctccggtgccttgtggatgttctgcaggaacggaggcaggaggacagagccccgctgcagtctatctctaaccgccctcccccgccaccaagtcccatacccacctcacccaaagtccaaagaaggaggggcggcagagtccgtggtaactctcactccacccctgcagagagcactagtagcagaaggctctcattccccaaaatttgaaaagttttttccttcccgcctgacacaagcccccgtccaagtttcacctcccagttccatgtgtagttgataataaaaaatacgtttttgttaactactgtttccatcatgttcttttggaggaggaggggaaagggggttggtaattggacaggacagtcacctttggcagggtacataggcgggggcaggtacagcagcagggcacatacacagtgcagttactagttaccctggtcagtctgggaggtggttttcgtgttatgtggtggggggtgggttgctctgtgagggcagttacagatcgtaAGCGGCggaccttatgcaggatcacagagccacgcagcaggagatctgtaaccgtcctccccctgccacaaagtcacatagcccccccatacacacagtcccgatcaggaggggtgacaggctccgttgaaacaagcagcccaccacagcggagcctgtcaatccttgagtttagaagcttcatttgcgtcagtacactacacccctccccaacacagtctgcgtcccagttttaaaacattcccgcgaaaacagtagtaaagaaaacggtgttcattaacaaagtagaactgattGTATtttgaaacgtgtgttggaagggggtgaagggggtatgtaactggagaggatagtcaacattaactgggtaaagacacgggtgcaggttcagcttctctgtacacaaacttaaaagtcacaggttaccctgctcactcaggaacctagctttcaaagcctcctggatgcacagcgcgtcccgctggtctcttctaatcgcccggctgtctggctgtgcgtaatcagaagccaggctatttgcctcaacctcccaccccgccataaaggtctcccccttgctctcacagagattgtggagcacacagcaagctgctataacaatggggatattggtttcgctgagatcacagcgagtcagtaagcttctccatctccccttgagacggccaaaagcacactccaccaccattctgcacttgctcagccggtagttgaagagttctttttcactgtccagggcgccagtatagagcttcatgagccagggcattagcgggtaggctgggtccccgaggatgactataggcatctccacatccccaacagttattttgtggtccggaaagtaaataccttgctgcagccgtctaaacagaccagagttcctgaaaacacaagcgtcatgaaccttgcccggccatccgacgtagatgttagtaaaacgtcccctgtggtccaccagtgcttgcagcaccatggaaaagtagccctttctgttaatgtactggctggcctggtggtccggtgccaggatagggatgtgagttccatctatggccccaccgcagtttgggaatcccatcgctgcgaagccatctatgatcgcctccacgtttcgcAGGGTCActgtctttggcagcagtacatcaacgattgccttggctacttgcatcacaacaacccccacggtagatttgcccaccccaaactggttcgcgactgaccggtagctgtctggcgttgcaagcttccagagggctatcgccactcgcttctggacagtcagggctgctcgcatccgggtgtcattgcgcttcagggcaggggacagcaactcacaaagttccaggaaagttcccttccgcatgcgaaagtttcgcagccactgggattcatcccagacctgcagcactatgcggtcccaccactcagtgcttgtttcccgtgcccagaatcgccgttccacggcatcaacatgacccattgccaccgtgatgtcctcggcgctgggtcccgtgctttctgagaggtctgtgctactctcagacttcaggccctcaccgcggtgccgtagcctcctcgactgacttatctgcatctgcctcagggaaaggtgtatgataagctgcgaggcgttgagagcggccacaactgcagcgatggtcgcagcgtgctccatgctcgcagtgctgtggcgtccgcgctgtcactgactagaaaagtgcgcgaactgatttcccgccggcgctttcagggagggagggcgggagtgatggacggatgacgacagttacccaaaagcacctttgacacattttttttacccagaaggcttttgcggctacacccagaattccaatgggcagcggggactgcgggaactgtgggatagctgaccacagtgcaccgcttcgaatgtcgacgctttccccgttagtgtggactcacaaagtcgaattactgtccttagtgtggacacacacgttcgactttgcaatatcgattccaaaaattcgatttaagtaaaatcgaactactctcgtagtgtagacatggccacagagtgtatgtaagcagagtcaggatgagctctaccctgacatctggtggtgaattatggcgagtgtggaaaagaactccaagggctgatctggtttgcataggcacacccacccgcctggcatgaaacaacagcaactgaaagtggttactttggctggtgtgggatccccagtttctctattattggggcaggaagaataaagttttgttaccctgattctgtgaatcaaggccagtggaactgttgtatgacagaaggactgagtgagtccttcaccattacctaagtagcacttgcttgacaaggggcatgggttacaaaacccagtgaatagagagaggatgtggataggtatttgtacctgatggtataggccctctttgagggtttgaaacaccaattgcactaccttctttctctccactgttgaatgtcagagctaactttgattccattacgagtctagttacagactgctgagctgacttcactttgggccaatggtgcactagcactggtatgagctgaaattgctaagagctgaaatcacaaaagagctaaagttattaagagctgaaatcactgagactgtgttaactagtgggggaccctgaagctatattgctaagcggctggcggagcagctagcagagtggagcctcacagGGATGGTTGGagaggagctgagcgactcacaggttggtgagcagagcggagcggctggaggagcagctagcagagcagagcggagccttgtgggagcagcccaaggaacggctgaagtggagcagagctgagtggctcacaggtcggtgagcagagcggagcagctgccagagcagttcgtggacggcgggagcggctcacgggacagctggtggagtggagcggctcgtggagaaggctgcagcggaacccaacggagaggcagccggtcggccttggatcacgtaaggtgccccttaacaccctgcgtgccccccccgcttgaactctggggctgcactgaccagggacagagactttggggggttgttggactttcgggactttggtgatccttgggttgctggacccaagagactttggggttgtttgacttttgggactttggtgattcttgggttgctggtttcaagaaccaaagggaaaggacacagcccaatttgctggggtgggttttttgctcatgaagcctgtttgtggtgtttttccaatttaatgctgatgtcgtttacctcatgttattaaacattttctcaaaaagaacaggagtacttgtggcaccttagagactaacaaatttattagtctctaaggtgccacaagtactcctgttctttttgcggatacagactaacacggctgctactctgaaacctaaacattttctgttacactcagactccgtgcttgcgagaggggaagtattgcctcttagaggcgcccagggggtggtatgtaattgtcccaggtcactgggtgggggctcgagccggttttgcattgcgttattgaaacggaacccctagatacagaacccggcccttgttgctgccaacttagatgggcagaagggttacatgtatgtgggtgtgagagcctgtgtgtgtgagtgtgtgtgttagggaagtTTGAGAGACAGTGAGTGCACTGTCACTTTAAGTGCTCCCTCCCCGCCGGCTCGTCTGGGCTCCCTCCCCTCTACCTCTCACTCACCTGGAAGGTTTGCTCCTCCTGGCAGGGCGCAGGCAGGGAGGGACTCAGCTCCGCTCCACTCCGGGCAGTGAGCAGTGGGACACGtggctctgggctccctggggctggagcagagctctcCACAGCGgcaggagcccctggccctttaaatccccatgggaagccctgccgctgctaccccggggctcaggcagcaggactcgggcggcgatttaaagggcccggggccaCCCCACCGCTGGagccccgagccccactgcctgagccccaggatagcggtggcagggctccgtCGGCGATTTAAAGGACCCAGAGCTCCGCTGCAGTAGCGGCGGCcaaagccccgggccctttaatcgcccctgagccccgtgactcccagccgcctctgcagctggtagctctgggggtgatttaaaggccccgcttCTTCTGGTTGAGGTCACGCCCCCACCCAGGACTccggcataccggtaagtcctttaacttactttcacccctgcccacaAGAGAATCTAACACCCTAAATCTGCCCTGCCCTGAGGGACTGTGCAGCACCCATGGCACTCAGGGGAATAGAGACTTAaacactgggccagatcttcagctggtgtaagatAGCGCAACTCCCatggaactatgacaatttaccCCCGAGGAGGATCTGTCCACCTGTTAGAAAATCCCCTGAGTACCCAAAGGGGCCACAAACCTTTCGTAGTCATCCCAAATGCCACTTCTGGCTACCCAGGCTTTGGAAAAGTTTTGCCGTGGTGTGTAGTCCTGACCTAAACAATCCACCTGGAATCTGAACTATGCAGAGTTATTAGAATTCCTTCTAATTATAGTCAGAAATTCTTATCATTTTTTTCAAATGCTCCAGATTATTCTTTGCTACTGATAAGAGTGTTTAATATTATAGAAAGGACGTATTAGCCAAATCGTTTGATTAGAGAGCCAAACCCTGAGGCCTTtgttggcttgaagtggtttccaccatatccagggtttacagtttggttcaatggctctcagcaccccactatacaaattgttccagcacccctgcctgcaGCTGCTTGCAGGTTGGGTACAGGATGTCTTATCTAGGCCACCATTCCCATCTGGATAAGTGCCCTCTAGAATGCTAAGCACTGCTGATAGTGCTAGTGGCTCAGACGGTGACATTCAAAACAGGGCTAAAGTAGAGTGTAGGCCAGAAGACAAGTGTTCGGTTCCCTGCTCTTTCTTGGATTCTATAtgtgacgttgggcaagtcacttactctctctgtgccttagttccccagctgtaattTGGGAATAATACTTCCCTCCTTCACAGCAGGGATTGGAAGGAAATATTCATATAGGGAAGTAAGATGCTCAGATAGATGGCTCCTCTATCACTGTACTATATAACTAGACAGATAACTTTTTTCCAGGCAATATGCTTCACATATTTGCACCATTTTGTACTGCTCTTGCAACATGGCCTTAATtgctaaggattttttttttttaaactaagacaTGTGTTTAATGGCAGCATTTAAAGTTAGCTGTTAGGTTTTCACAGTACATAATGGATGGCGGCACACTGTTATGAGTAAGCCCAGAGGGCCAAATTTTCATGTGCGATACAAGGCACCAAGTTATAGATGCATGCCTACAATTAGAACTGCTTGGGTTTTTCCTgtaaaaaaattcaaacaaattttcattttaaattttccttttttttccagaaaatttcaaaaaattaaatgaaaattttattttgaatCGGAATTTTCATTTGGATTcagttttcaaaaaacaaaactgttttgacaactttttccttccttctgtctTTTCCCAGACAATGCAATAGAACAACCGATGTCTAATTTAGTTTTGCTTTTTGGGGGATTGGAGATGGGAGTttcccacttacttttttcccacACTAAACCCTTCAAAATGTTTCCAGCTTTGGAAAAGTTACTGAgtaacaaaatttcatttttatcaATAACTTTTCCTAAGTTGAGGAAGTTTTGGAAAGTTAGAgtggaaaaaggaaacaaagtaaaagaggaaaaactgaaaaagagaaaaaaatcctggacatcatttattttatttattcagtggggaagtgagaggaggaggaaacaaaaatttcaaatttttttggtttccaaaatcaaaacaaaaatttcaaattcaaaatttcccattgaaaaattGTATAGTTTAGTCAAATGATATTTTCCTGTGGAAAGAAATTGGGTTTGATGAAACCCCATTTTTATGTGGGAAAAAAAACCTCACCAGCTTTACCTACAAGTAAAGACACAATGCAAAGGTGAAGGTAGTGCTCTCTTTTCAGCAATTGAGTTTTAGGGGCCaaactgggccaaattttgccataTCTGAATTAATTTGTTTCATTGCTTGCATAACTCCATGCTGAGTGAGGTTCATCTGTTTCTGAACTTTTAATAGTTCATGAACTTCCACCAGAGTTTATCTTTAATCATCAGGTAAGTTAATGAATGTGAGATGACCTCTGGAAAATCCATGTAGATGCAGAATATTGGTCATCCTGAGTCCTAAACTCAAATGTCCTAGACAAAAATGCACTTAGAACTTTGAACTACGGCAAACTGGCTGAAAGCAGAACCTGTGAAACCTTTCGTTTGGGTTTTATAATATTACTTTTGCAAACCAGGCAATAAAGAAAGAACATACTGTATGTAAATTAATGAATAATAATCCTCAGCTGGTAAATTAGCAgtttcactaaagtcaatggagttacactgttgtaccccagatgaggatctgggcccatatTTCAAGAACAGAGAGAGCATTAATGTATTGCTAACAATGAAGTGGATTGTGCCATA of Chrysemys picta bellii isolate R12L10 chromosome 11, ASM1138683v2, whole genome shotgun sequence contains these proteins:
- the LOC135974184 gene encoding myb/SANT-like DNA-binding domain-containing protein 1; protein product: MQRSPAVMAVQSQNRKRAPAWTDREILDLIAVWGDESVLSELRSKKRNAKIYEKISKDMSERGYSRDATQCRVKIKELRQGYQKTKEANGRSGSHPQTSRFYEALHSILGAAATTTPPLTVDSEDGILSTAGSSDMLGDGEDEEGDEEDEAVRSAHNADFPNSQDLFITLTEIPYQPSPAVTPDTESGEGSATTSATVSQPSLASHSQRLAQIRRRKKRTWEDMFSELMACSRAQAAQQTQWRENLSQMHQANMDREERWRQEDQQATQTLLGLLREQTDTLRCLVDVLQERRQEDRAPLQSISNRPPPPPSPIPTSPKVQRRRGGRVRGNSHSTPAESTSSRRLSFPKI